One Faecalicatena sp. Marseille-Q4148 DNA window includes the following coding sequences:
- a CDS encoding MATE family efflux transporter, protein MEETKQLGEQPIKKLLLKFSVPCVMGLLIGALYNIVDQIFIGNSSLGYLGNAATGVSFPIICIANAFAWCIGDGAAAFLSICAGRKDSESAHKCVGTGIVSTAIISIVLCAVCLIFCEPLMALFGASDATLQLACDYFRIVVCFFPAYLMFNVMNSMIRADGSPTYAMVALLLGAVINIILDPVFIFVLDWGIQGAAIATVIGQVVSFVICVAYFRRPKSFKLKKSSFRIDYPVLKNLIILGGSTFIVQISMVVMTLLCNMMLFKYGALSKFGSDIPISVFSIQTKIYTIVGNIACGIALGGQPILGYNYGAKKMDRVKECYKYILLSSLTVGILATIIFIACPQIIIGIFGKQNELYMEFAVISFKIFLSFSFVTAFIKISSIFFQAIGKPVQAMVASVLRDMICFVIFTIGLCMFFEERTPGNGIYGILFASPLSDLVAGTVITILTIKFLRSLKETPESRKEPAAIVSTHPGTIITIARQHGTCGKQIGELLAEKLAIPFYCKELTAIAAKDSGLAEEFLLSDYEQEDKLLYNLYLSTNVGQQSIIAQEKILRKIADEGSCVIVGRAANHVLWNYENVLKVFLYAPEEYRMQNIQDMYGDTKEKAYQHMRRSDKARAAYYQNVSGYEWKNFGNYNLCIDASIGKEAVIDIILDYMKHRK, encoded by the coding sequence ATGGAAGAAACAAAACAGCTTGGGGAACAGCCAATAAAAAAACTATTGTTAAAGTTTTCGGTCCCTTGTGTGATGGGACTTTTAATCGGTGCACTCTACAATATCGTAGACCAGATATTTATTGGGAACAGTAGTCTTGGATATTTAGGAAATGCAGCAACAGGTGTTTCTTTTCCTATTATTTGTATTGCGAATGCATTTGCATGGTGCATAGGTGATGGTGCGGCAGCTTTTTTAAGTATTTGTGCCGGGCGAAAAGATAGCGAAAGCGCACATAAATGTGTTGGTACCGGTATTGTGTCAACGGCGATAATCAGTATAGTGCTATGTGCGGTATGTTTGATTTTTTGTGAGCCGCTTATGGCTTTATTTGGCGCATCAGATGCTACATTACAGCTTGCTTGTGATTATTTTAGAATTGTTGTCTGCTTTTTTCCGGCTTATTTAATGTTTAATGTCATGAACAGTATGATACGAGCGGATGGAAGTCCGACATATGCTATGGTGGCATTGCTTCTAGGCGCGGTTATTAATATTATTTTAGATCCTGTTTTTATCTTTGTGTTAGATTGGGGAATTCAGGGGGCTGCGATTGCAACGGTAATAGGACAAGTTGTCTCTTTTGTGATTTGTGTTGCCTATTTCCGCAGACCAAAAAGTTTCAAATTGAAGAAAAGCAGTTTCCGCATCGATTATCCGGTACTTAAAAACTTAATTATTTTAGGTGGATCTACGTTCATAGTACAAATTTCAATGGTTGTTATGACATTGCTTTGCAATATGATGTTATTCAAATATGGAGCACTGTCTAAATTTGGAAGTGATATTCCGATTTCTGTATTTAGCATCCAGACAAAAATCTATACAATCGTAGGGAATATCGCTTGTGGAATTGCCTTAGGAGGACAGCCGATTTTAGGATATAATTATGGCGCCAAGAAAATGGATCGTGTAAAAGAATGTTATAAGTATATTCTGTTGTCTTCTTTGACAGTTGGAATTTTGGCTACGATCATATTTATTGCGTGTCCGCAAATTATTATTGGAATATTCGGGAAACAAAATGAACTCTATATGGAATTTGCTGTCATTAGTTTCAAAATCTTTTTGAGTTTCAGCTTTGTTACAGCTTTTATAAAGATTTCTTCAATCTTTTTCCAGGCAATTGGAAAACCGGTACAAGCGATGGTTGCTTCTGTTCTTCGTGATATGATATGTTTTGTCATTTTTACAATCGGTCTTTGTATGTTCTTTGAGGAGAGAACGCCGGGCAATGGCATTTATGGTATACTTTTTGCGTCACCGCTTTCAGATTTGGTCGCAGGTACGGTTATTACCATCTTAACAATTAAATTTTTAAGAAGTTTAAAAGAAACACCGGAAAGTAGAAAGGAACCGGCAGCTATCGTTTCAACACATCCGGGAACGATCATTACGATTGCCAGACAACACGGAACTTGTGGAAAACAGATTGGGGAACTTTTAGCTGAGAAACTTGCGATTCCGTTTTATTGTAAGGAATTAACCGCTATCGCAGCAAAAGATAGCGGATTAGCGGAAGAATTCTTATTAAGCGATTATGAGCAGGAAGATAAATTGCTTTATAATCTATATCTTAGTACGAATGTAGGGCAGCAAAGTATCATTGCCCAAGAAAAAATCTTACGCAAAATAGCTGATGAAGGTTCTTGTGTGATTGTGGGAAGAGCAGCAAATCATGTACTATGGAATTATGAAAATGTCTTAAAAGTTTTTCTTTATGCACCGGAAGAATATCGAATGCAAAATATTCAGGATATGTATGGTGATACAAAGGAAAAGGCATATCAGCATATGCGCCGCTCAGATAAAGCGCGTGCGGCTTATTATCAAAATGTTTCCGGTTATGAATGGAAGAATTTTGGCAACTACAATCTATGTATAGATGCAAGTATCGGAAAAGAAGCAGTTATAGATATTATTTTAGATTATATGAAACATAGAAAATAG
- a CDS encoding ParB/RepB/Spo0J family partition protein, whose protein sequence is MLMADDKTTKTPEQPVTDSGPGKETPPTPPKEPEKVSVSPEPEKKTEPEVKNPQVSVYNFAEIMKEKKAEARAAAPGGEKPDPAKAEKPEKQPEAPKKAEEKPKEPEQPKRRGRPPKADKDKAAAPKPKAPAQKPEKAVKKEPEKKGTPTVQAASAPKEPEKPKDAPRRGKEQIVYIKLNELHAFKNHPFEVRDDEEMRAMVSSVKDKGVTQPAIVRPREDGGYEIVSGHHRQKASELAGYADMPCIVRNLTDDEAITQMVEDNLNQREEILPSERAKALKMQLEAIKHQGSRTSGQIDPKDAGKRSNEIVAERNKMAVKQVQRYIRLNELVPDLMKLMDEKKLGFTTAVELSYIGKKNQNYIAVAIDSQQSSPSQAQAKRMRELDEKKLLNGDVIDGIMMEDKKEVDKVILTGAELSKYFGKETTPREMKDQIIKLLDDWKGQQKEHEKPEKKNEQEK, encoded by the coding sequence ATGCTTATGGCAGATGATAAAACCACAAAAACGCCGGAACAGCCGGTAACGGATAGCGGGCCGGGCAAGGAAACACCGCCCACTCCCCCAAAAGAGCCGGAGAAGGTTTCCGTTTCCCCGGAGCCGGAAAAAAAGACGGAACCAGAGGTAAAGAACCCACAGGTTTCTGTCTATAACTTCGCTGAAATTATGAAGGAAAAGAAAGCCGAGGCACGGGCGGCAGCTCCCGGCGGGGAAAAGCCTGACCCAGCAAAAGCGGAGAAACCGGAAAAGCAGCCGGAGGCTCCGAAAAAAGCGGAGGAAAAACCCAAAGAGCCGGAACAGCCGAAGCGCCGGGGCCGTCCCCCGAAAGCAGATAAGGACAAGGCCGCAGCCCCAAAGCCTAAAGCCCCCGCACAGAAACCGGAAAAGGCGGTCAAAAAGGAACCGGAGAAAAAAGGAACTCCAACGGTACAGGCCGCTTCCGCTCCGAAGGAACCCGAGAAGCCGAAGGATGCACCACGCCGGGGCAAGGAGCAGATCGTCTATATCAAGCTGAACGAGCTCCACGCCTTCAAGAACCATCCCTTTGAAGTCCGGGACGATGAAGAAATGCGGGCTATGGTGTCCAGCGTCAAGGACAAGGGCGTGACCCAGCCCGCTATCGTCCGTCCCCGTGAGGATGGCGGCTATGAGATCGTGTCCGGCCACCACCGCCAGAAAGCCAGCGAGCTTGCCGGATATGCGGATATGCCCTGTATCGTCCGAAACCTGACGGACGATGAAGCCATCACGCAGATGGTCGAGGACAATCTCAACCAGCGTGAAGAAATCCTCCCCAGTGAGCGGGCCAAAGCCTTGAAAATGCAGCTTGAGGCCATCAAGCATCAGGGCTCCCGCACTTCGGGCCAGATTGACCCGAAGGACGCAGGAAAACGCTCCAACGAAATTGTAGCCGAGCGCAATAAGATGGCGGTCAAGCAGGTGCAGCGGTATATCCGGCTCAATGAGCTGGTTCCCGACCTGATGAAGCTGATGGATGAAAAAAAGCTGGGCTTTACTACGGCGGTGGAGCTTTCCTATATCGGCAAGAAGAACCAGAACTATATCGCCGTCGCCATTGACAGCCAGCAGTCCTCGCCTTCACAGGCACAGGCAAAGCGTATGCGGGAGCTGGACGAAAAGAAGCTGCTCAACGGGGATGTGATTGACGGCATTATGATGGAGGACAAAAAGGAGGTAGACAAAGTGATTTTGACAGGTGCGGAACTGAGCAAGTATTTCGGCAAGGAAACTACGCCGAGGGAAATGAAGGATCAGATCATCAAGCTGCTGGACGACTGGAAGGGACAGCAGAAGGAACACGAAAAGCCGGAGAAGAAAAACGAACAGGAAAAGTAA
- a CDS encoding DNA cytosine methyltransferase, whose amino-acid sequence MPDIKLGSLFDGIGVFPLAASRCGIRPVWASEIEKAPISITKRHFPDMVHLGDITKVDGGKIPPVHIITFGSPCQNLSLIGNRSGLAGAKSSLFYQAFRIIQEMRDATDNLYPAIAVWENVMGAFSTNDRMDFRAVLSAFSDTEVPMPPSGRWGNAGMVRGGTPDVCWRLMDAQYWAGSRRLARRQRIFVVADFGGRRAADILFKPRPMLPLPPPCGEGGRAAAEGDRTASFETGRQIPVIHPFQCFRMRGAAKRQEETAFRNSFGLPTDPFPTLLASDVTPFAFWYEGDPEGGCIRFLTETESERLMGLPEGWTKYGADGVEIRPLQRYKALGNAIALPCADYIMAGIYEVLADRAGKEE is encoded by the coding sequence ATGCCGGACATTAAGCTGGGAAGCCTTTTCGACGGGATCGGCGTGTTCCCTCTGGCTGCTTCCCGGTGTGGTATCCGTCCGGTATGGGCCAGCGAGATTGAAAAAGCGCCCATCTCCATAACCAAAAGGCACTTTCCCGACATGGTGCATTTGGGGGATATTACGAAGGTGGACGGCGGGAAAATCCCACCTGTCCATATAATTACCTTCGGTTCCCCCTGTCAGAACCTTTCTCTGATTGGCAACCGCTCCGGCCTTGCCGGGGCAAAATCAAGCCTGTTCTATCAGGCGTTTCGTATCATACAGGAAATGAGGGATGCTACTGATAACCTATATCCAGCTATCGCTGTTTGGGAAAACGTCATGGGAGCGTTTTCTACAAATGACCGGATGGACTTTAGAGCCGTCCTATCCGCCTTCTCGGACACCGAAGTTCCAATGCCTCCTTCGGGAAGATGGGGAAACGCCGGAATGGTGCGAGGGGGAACGCCTGATGTGTGCTGGCGGCTCATGGACGCCCAGTATTGGGCAGGCTCCCGAAGGCTGGCACGAAGGCAGCGGATTTTCGTCGTGGCGGATTTTGGAGGCAGACGTGCCGCAGACATACTATTTAAGCCCCGTCCAATGCTCCCACTTCCTCCGCCTTGCGGAGAGGGCGGGCGGGCCGCCGCCGAAGGAGATCGAACAGCTTCTTTTGAAACAGGGCGGCAGATACCAGTCATCCACCCCTTTCAGTGTTTCCGTATGCGGGGAGCGGCAAAAAGGCAGGAAGAAACGGCCTTCCGAAACAGCTTCGGATTACCAACTGACCCTTTTCCCACTCTTTTAGCCAGTGATGTAACGCCCTTTGCCTTCTGGTATGAGGGCGACCCGGAGGGCGGCTGTATCCGTTTTCTGACGGAAACGGAAAGCGAACGGCTGATGGGGCTGCCAGAGGGCTGGACAAAGTACGGGGCGGACGGCGTGGAGATCCGGCCTCTGCAACGCTACAAGGCGCTGGGAAATGCGATTGCCCTCCCTTGCGCCGATTACATTATGGCCGGGATCTATGAGGTGCTGGCTGACCGGGCCGGAAAGGAGGAATGA
- a CDS encoding antirestriction protein ArdA — protein sequence MFEAYITNTALYPLMGIEVGTTVHFPMTTQELQAALAKIGIDGKRYSEVFFTSFDSDVLGLYDYLYECENIDELNELGHALLEVRDKGGLETFEAALVLGNHTRSVKDLINLTQNLDLYRFYPDISDDEGLGRLYADELGTIDIPEHIQNYFDYEAYGRDVRINEGGVFAPGGYVSAVPEGFKEYYHGPQDIPPEHRIFAYPEKAEPVHSILATLKRFQEAPPAPKKDKAGPSHEER from the coding sequence ATGTTTGAAGCCTATATAACCAATACAGCCCTATACCCCTTAATGGGGATCGAGGTAGGGACAACGGTACATTTCCCCATGACGACACAGGAGTTGCAGGCCGCCCTTGCCAAAATCGGGATAGACGGGAAACGGTACAGCGAAGTGTTCTTTACCAGCTTTGACAGTGATGTGCTGGGGCTCTACGATTATCTCTACGAATGTGAGAACATCGACGAGCTGAACGAGCTGGGCCACGCCCTGCTGGAAGTACGGGATAAGGGCGGACTGGAAACCTTTGAAGCCGCTCTTGTCTTGGGAAACCACACAAGGAGCGTGAAGGATTTGATAAACCTGACGCAGAACCTTGACCTTTACCGCTTTTACCCGGATATTTCCGATGATGAAGGGCTGGGCCGTCTTTACGCCGACGAGCTTGGGACTATCGACATACCGGAGCACATTCAGAACTACTTCGATTATGAGGCATACGGGCGGGATGTGCGTATCAACGAGGGCGGCGTATTCGCTCCCGGTGGGTATGTGTCGGCAGTCCCGGAGGGCTTCAAGGAGTATTACCACGGGCCGCAGGACATTCCGCCGGAACACCGGATATTTGCCTATCCTGAAAAGGCCGAGCCTGTCCACTCCATTCTCGCTACACTCAAACGGTTTCAAGAAGCCCCACCCGCTCCGAAAAAGGACAAGGCGGGACCTTCCCATGAAGAACGGTAA
- a CDS encoding PcfB family protein, which translates to MQEEVNQKTVALSIRTTKLTGKVLAAALGKVARAVQKHHRKALTPQGRQSVKKLMNHYGGKSAMPYVGAPKDFDRIAKEFHVDYAFHKVSPGHYLLFFKANQADAITAAFQKYSAKVLNKEQDKASILGQLRKFTEQIRTQAKEKQRTREAVKDGR; encoded by the coding sequence ATGCAGGAAGAAGTAAACCAAAAAACGGTTGCCCTTTCGATCAGGACAACGAAGCTCACGGGAAAAGTGCTGGCTGCCGCTCTTGGAAAGGTGGCGCGGGCGGTGCAAAAGCACCACCGGAAGGCGCTGACCCCGCAGGGACGCCAGAGCGTAAAAAAGCTGATGAACCACTATGGCGGCAAAAGCGCCATGCCCTATGTGGGAGCTCCAAAGGATTTTGACCGGATCGCGAAGGAGTTCCATGTGGACTACGCTTTCCATAAAGTAAGCCCCGGTCATTACCTGCTGTTCTTCAAAGCCAATCAGGCGGACGCCATCACAGCGGCCTTCCAGAAGTACAGTGCAAAGGTGCTGAATAAAGAGCAGGACAAGGCTTCCATCCTCGGCCAGCTTCGGAAATTCACGGAGCAGATCAGGACACAGGCAAAGGAAAAGCAGCGGACCAGAGAGGCGGTGAAGGACGGACGTTGA
- a CDS encoding type IV secretory system conjugative DNA transfer family protein yields the protein MSDKIRKYVLPNLPYLFVFWFFSKIGTAYRIAPGTDFGTKLMGMLDTFPKAFETYWPGLGGIDLLVGLAGAAGMYLLIQSKIRQAKKFRRDAEYGTARFGTKEDIKPFVDPKFQNNVILTGTEFLTMNTRPKIPANARNLNACVIGSSGSGKTRFWLTPQLLQAHSSYVVVDPKGGTLDQCGRFLQREKYRVRVFNSIDFSKSMHYNPLAYIKTESDVLKFVTALIANTKGDGKEGDEFWTKAETLLYCALVAYIVFEGPEEERNMNTLVEMINSMEVREDDETFKNAVDYMFDGLERRSPQHFAVRQYKKYKLASGKTAKSILISCGARLAPFDIPQLREIMSYDELELDKLGDEKSALFFLISDTDTTYNFLVALAFSQMFNLLCERADNTYGGRLPYHVRVLWDEAANTGQVPGLEKIVAVIRSREISLTLFYQAMSQCKALYKDHSETIMGNMDSIVFLGGREASTLKDISENWLGKATISMQTEGRSRGQSESYSQNMQRLGRELMTTSEITTMPGDKCILQLRGLPPFLSPKYDLKKHPNYKYTAEFDKKKNAFRLESLFRHRPLRLKPEDEYTVYEVESSDTDEEADLLNFDDLDSDEFV from the coding sequence TTGAGTGACAAGATCAGAAAATATGTGCTCCCAAACCTGCCGTACCTCTTTGTGTTCTGGTTCTTCTCCAAAATCGGGACGGCCTACCGGATCGCCCCCGGCACAGACTTCGGGACAAAGCTCATGGGGATGCTCGACACCTTCCCCAAAGCCTTTGAAACCTACTGGCCGGGGCTGGGAGGTATTGACCTGCTGGTGGGCCTTGCCGGTGCGGCTGGGATGTATCTGCTGATACAGTCAAAGATCAGGCAGGCGAAAAAATTCCGGCGGGATGCGGAGTACGGCACCGCCCGCTTTGGAACAAAGGAGGATATAAAGCCGTTTGTTGACCCTAAATTTCAGAACAATGTCATTCTGACCGGGACGGAGTTCCTTACCATGAACACCCGTCCGAAGATACCCGCCAATGCCCGGAACCTAAACGCCTGCGTCATCGGCTCGTCCGGTTCGGGCAAGACAAGGTTCTGGCTGACTCCGCAGCTCCTTCAAGCCCATTCCTCGTATGTGGTGGTAGACCCGAAGGGCGGCACCCTCGACCAGTGCGGGCGGTTTCTGCAACGGGAGAAATACAGGGTGCGGGTGTTCAACAGTATCGACTTTTCAAAATCCATGCACTATAATCCGCTGGCCTATATCAAGACGGAAAGCGATGTTTTGAAATTCGTTACCGCTCTGATCGCCAACACCAAAGGCGACGGCAAGGAGGGCGACGAGTTCTGGACCAAAGCCGAAACCCTCTTGTACTGCGCCCTTGTGGCCTACATCGTCTTTGAGGGGCCGGAGGAAGAACGCAACATGAATACGCTGGTGGAAATGATAAACAGCATGGAAGTCCGGGAGGATGACGAAACCTTCAAAAATGCGGTGGACTATATGTTTGACGGGCTGGAACGCCGCAGCCCCCAGCACTTCGCCGTGAGGCAGTATAAGAAATACAAGCTGGCCAGCGGCAAGACAGCCAAAAGCATTTTGATTTCCTGCGGTGCAAGACTGGCTCCCTTTGATATTCCCCAACTCCGGGAGATCATGTCCTATGACGAGCTGGAGCTTGATAAGCTGGGGGATGAAAAATCGGCGCTGTTCTTCCTTATCAGCGACACGGACACCACCTACAACTTTTTGGTTGCCCTTGCTTTTTCGCAGATGTTCAACCTTCTGTGTGAACGGGCTGACAACACCTATGGCGGGCGTCTGCCCTACCATGTGCGGGTGCTGTGGGACGAGGCTGCCAACACCGGACAGGTGCCGGGGCTGGAAAAGATCGTGGCCGTCATCCGCTCCCGTGAGATCAGCCTGACGCTCTTTTATCAGGCTATGAGCCAGTGCAAGGCATTGTACAAAGACCATTCCGAAACCATCATGGGCAACATGGACAGTATCGTATTCCTCGGAGGCCGGGAGGCTTCCACCCTAAAGGATATTTCGGAAAACTGGCTGGGCAAGGCCACCATCTCTATGCAGACCGAGGGCCGAAGCCGTGGACAGTCTGAAAGTTACAGCCAGAATATGCAGCGGCTTGGCCGGGAGCTGATGACCACCAGCGAGATCACCACCATGCCCGGGGATAAATGTATCTTGCAGCTTAGGGGACTCCCGCCCTTCCTGTCTCCGAAGTATGACTTGAAAAAGCACCCGAATTACAAGTACACAGCCGAATTTGATAAAAAGAAAAACGCCTTCCGCTTGGAAAGCCTGTTCCGCCACCGGCCATTGAGACTAAAGCCAGAGGACGAATACACGGTGTACGAAGTGGAAAGCTCCGACACGGACGAAGAAGCTGACCTGTTGAACTTCGATGATCTGGACAGCGACGAGTTTGTGTAA
- a CDS encoding Maff2 family protein, producing MEFFNQAIDILKILVMALGAGLAVWGVINLLEGYGSDNPAAKSQGIKQLMAGGGVVLIGLQLIPLLSGLFS from the coding sequence ATGGAATTTTTCAATCAGGCAATCGACATTCTCAAAATTCTGGTCATGGCTCTTGGCGCCGGTCTGGCGGTATGGGGCGTCATCAACCTTCTGGAAGGTTACGGGTCGGACAACCCTGCGGCAAAATCACAGGGCATTAAGCAGCTCATGGCAGGCGGCGGTGTCGTTCTGATCGGCCTTCAGCTTATCCCTCTGCTGTCCGGTCTGTTCAGCTAA
- a CDS encoding SpoVG family protein, with the protein MLTRSGKEKSMQEKTAGGTPAAPIKLDVSVRVIEPVKNLMGFASVKFNDCFVVENLKIVQGSKGLFLGMPSQPDGKGGYRDMAYPVTKEFREQLNTAVLQAYEAKLEQMAERGSVGRASISDQLKAGKAAAEQAKAERPPKEKPSRSAER; encoded by the coding sequence ATGCTGACCCGAAGCGGAAAGGAGAAATCCATGCAGGAAAAAACTGCGGGCGGAACACCAGCCGCCCCTATAAAGCTGGATGTAAGCGTGCGGGTCATCGAACCTGTGAAAAACCTCATGGGCTTTGCCAGCGTGAAATTCAATGACTGCTTTGTGGTGGAAAATCTGAAAATTGTACAGGGCAGCAAGGGTCTCTTTCTTGGGATGCCCAGCCAGCCAGACGGCAAAGGCGGCTACCGGGATATGGCCTACCCTGTCACAAAGGAGTTCCGGGAACAGCTCAACACCGCTGTTCTGCAAGCCTATGAGGCAAAGCTGGAACAGATGGCGGAGCGTGGCTCTGTGGGGCGTGCGTCCATCAGCGACCAGCTCAAAGCCGGAAAAGCGGCTGCCGAACAGGCAAAGGCAGAACGGCCTCCGAAGGAAAAGCCCAGCCGCAGCGCAGAGCGTTGA
- a CDS encoding PrgI family protein: protein MAYVPVPKDLSKIKTKLAFNLTKRQLVCFSGAAAVGLPAYLFSRGSIGNSAAMFLMIGLMLPFFFLAMYERDGLPLEKVLKNIIRTRFLYPRVRPYKTENFYALLSARKEAQPIAKQQKGRKARRQKA from the coding sequence ATGGCCTATGTGCCAGTACCAAAAGACCTTTCCAAAATCAAGACAAAGCTGGCCTTCAATCTGACGAAGCGCCAGCTTGTTTGTTTTTCCGGTGCGGCGGCGGTGGGCCTCCCGGCTTACCTGTTTTCCCGTGGCAGTATCGGGAACAGTGCCGCCATGTTCCTGATGATCGGCCTCATGCTCCCGTTCTTCTTTCTGGCTATGTATGAGCGGGACGGCCTGCCATTGGAAAAAGTGCTGAAAAACATCATCCGCACCCGGTTCCTCTATCCCCGTGTGCGGCCTTACAAAACCGAAAACTTCTATGCGCTGCTTAGCGCCAGAAAGGAGGCGCAGCCGATTGCGAAACAGCAGAAGGGCCGGAAAGCCCGCAGGCAGAAAGCCTGA